A part of Amycolatopsis lurida genomic DNA contains:
- a CDS encoding NAD(P)/FAD-dependent oxidoreductase: MRVVFAGGGVIALLTALECLSAGHEVVLADQADIPFSGATSFDRHRVLRASQAGDPATTAAAVGAHHAWIELEHRLATSFYEQVGALTALPAPEAAAARELLTAAGSKAEVLGADELAAEFPHAGFVPGTGAIFESHAGVLLADRVLTACATRLRWHANAELHPHRKVTGIDADRAEVRLADGETLRGDAVLVAAGPWSRELLAPALSRELVLHRQTMLYCDVPPADAAAWAATPAITSLGSDGGAWLVPPVAGTPLKLSAASACRVVDEIGGATVPSWWREHLIDTFATLIPGFRRDWLVDTRDCHYLARRSTLGPMLAVLGDRVLTYAACGGSSFKFAPLIARSLAARLTGADPVTTGLEPLDRPLVRAGGAHPIRPALRGVS, translated from the coding sequence ATGCGAGTCGTGTTCGCGGGCGGTGGTGTCATCGCCCTGTTGACCGCGCTGGAGTGCTTGTCGGCCGGGCACGAAGTGGTGCTCGCCGACCAGGCGGACATCCCGTTCTCCGGCGCGACCTCGTTCGACCGGCACCGTGTGCTGCGCGCGTCGCAGGCCGGCGACCCGGCCACCACGGCGGCCGCGGTCGGCGCGCATCACGCGTGGATCGAGCTCGAACACCGGCTGGCCACGTCGTTCTACGAACAGGTCGGCGCGCTCACCGCGCTTCCGGCGCCCGAGGCGGCGGCCGCGCGTGAGCTGCTGACGGCGGCCGGATCGAAGGCCGAGGTGCTCGGCGCGGACGAGCTCGCGGCCGAATTCCCGCACGCCGGGTTCGTCCCGGGGACGGGTGCGATCTTCGAGTCGCATGCCGGGGTGCTGCTCGCCGATCGTGTGCTGACCGCGTGCGCCACACGGCTGCGATGGCACGCGAACGCGGAACTTCATCCGCATCGCAAGGTGACCGGGATCGACGCCGACCGGGCCGAGGTCCGGCTGGCCGACGGGGAGACACTTCGCGGTGACGCCGTCCTGGTGGCGGCGGGCCCGTGGTCCCGGGAACTGCTGGCGCCCGCGCTGTCCAGGGAACTCGTGCTGCACCGGCAGACGATGCTCTATTGCGACGTGCCGCCCGCCGACGCCGCCGCGTGGGCCGCGACCCCGGCGATCACGTCGCTCGGCTCCGACGGGGGCGCGTGGCTGGTACCGCCCGTCGCCGGGACGCCGTTGAAGCTCAGCGCCGCGAGCGCGTGCCGCGTCGTCGACGAGATCGGTGGCGCCACGGTGCCCTCGTGGTGGCGGGAACACCTGATCGACACGTTCGCCACGCTGATCCCGGGGTTCCGCCGGGACTGGCTGGTCGACACCCGGGACTGTCACTACCTGGCCCGGCGCTCCACCCTCGGCCCAATGCTCGCCGTCCTCGGCGACCGGGTGCTGACCTACGCGGCGTGCGGCGGCTCGTCGTTCAAGTTCGCCCCGCTGATCGCCCGGTCCCTGGCCGCGCGCCTGACCGGCGCCGACCCGGTCACGACCGGACTCGAACCGCTCGACCGGCCGCTCGTGCGAGCGGGCGGTGCCCACCCGATCCGTCCTGCCCTGCGAGGTGTGTCGTGA
- a CDS encoding carbamoyltransferase C-terminal domain-containing protein, with translation MKEGHDGGIVAIEDGKLLFALESEKDNYPRYDRITGELMARAAGMLDKQPDVVALGGWVKGEFSVEPPSRTGYFGVGEGAISDEAGKFFGKEVRYFSSTHERSHIYTSLGMAPAAPGQAYYSLVWEGNIGDFYRIDERGEATHLQHVLTDPGAKYAYLFALADPGFPLGKGKFRFNDAGKQMALTGFAEPGPLTPDEQKTIDFILDRDGIILGLSKEEMSWSHLYNAGVWSQEYRNAAAKHSQAIFNRFYDYAEKNLTEGLPLLISGGCGLNCDWNRLWRESGLFSSVFVPPCPNDSGSALGTAIDAQWFYTGQATIEWDVYAGENFVEDVVPDPAKYETRPLVASEVAKYLKDGNIIGWARGRYEMGPRALGNRSILAAPFTVDTTVRLNKIKRREDYRPIAPIALESDAPQWFVGSVQDPYMLYFNHVTSDELKAITHVDGTARTQTVTRERNAGITDLLEAFREQTGFSVLCNTSLNNNGRGFLNRTSDLIEYGETYGLDGYVINDTFVTPRAS, from the coding sequence ATGAAAGAGGGTCACGATGGCGGGATCGTGGCGATCGAGGACGGCAAGCTGCTGTTCGCGCTGGAGTCGGAAAAGGACAACTACCCGCGCTACGACCGGATCACCGGCGAGCTGATGGCGCGCGCGGCGGGCATGCTCGACAAGCAGCCCGACGTGGTCGCGCTCGGCGGCTGGGTCAAGGGGGAGTTCTCGGTGGAACCGCCGTCCCGCACCGGATACTTCGGTGTCGGCGAAGGCGCGATCTCCGACGAGGCCGGCAAGTTCTTCGGCAAGGAAGTGCGGTACTTCTCCTCGACCCACGAGCGCTCGCATATCTACACCTCCCTCGGAATGGCCCCCGCGGCGCCCGGCCAGGCGTACTACTCCCTGGTGTGGGAAGGGAACATCGGTGACTTCTACCGGATCGACGAGCGCGGCGAGGCCACGCACCTGCAGCACGTCCTGACCGACCCCGGCGCGAAGTACGCGTATCTCTTCGCGCTGGCCGACCCGGGTTTCCCGCTGGGCAAGGGGAAGTTCCGGTTCAACGACGCCGGCAAGCAGATGGCGCTGACCGGGTTCGCCGAACCGGGCCCGCTCACGCCGGACGAGCAGAAGACCATCGACTTCATCCTCGACCGTGACGGCATCATCCTCGGTCTGTCCAAAGAGGAGATGTCCTGGTCCCATCTGTACAACGCCGGTGTCTGGTCGCAGGAATACCGCAACGCCGCGGCGAAGCACTCGCAGGCGATCTTCAACCGGTTCTACGACTACGCCGAGAAGAACCTGACCGAAGGCCTGCCGCTGCTGATCTCCGGCGGCTGCGGGCTGAACTGCGACTGGAACCGCTTGTGGCGGGAGAGCGGCCTGTTCTCGTCGGTGTTCGTGCCGCCGTGCCCCAACGACAGTGGTTCCGCGCTGGGCACGGCCATCGACGCGCAATGGTTCTACACCGGGCAGGCGACCATCGAATGGGACGTCTACGCGGGGGAGAACTTCGTCGAGGACGTCGTCCCGGATCCCGCCAAGTACGAGACGCGGCCGCTCGTGGCGAGTGAGGTCGCGAAGTACCTCAAGGACGGCAACATCATCGGCTGGGCGCGCGGCCGGTACGAGATGGGCCCGCGGGCGCTGGGCAACCGGTCGATCCTGGCCGCGCCGTTCACCGTGGACACCACGGTGCGGCTCAACAAGATCAAGCGCCGCGAGGACTACCGCCCGATCGCGCCGATCGCGCTGGAATCCGACGCTCCCCAGTGGTTCGTCGGCTCGGTGCAGGATCCGTACATGCTGTACTTCAACCACGTCACCTCCGACGAGTTGAAGGCCATCACGCATGTCGACGGCACCGCGCGCACCCAGACGGTGACGCGGGAGCGCAACGCCGGCATCACCGACCTGCTCGAGGCGTTCCGTGAGCAGACCGGGTTCAGCGTGCTGTGCAACACGTCGCTGAACAACAACGGTCGCGGTTTCCTCAACCGCACCAGCGATCTCATCGAGTACGGGGAGACGTACGGCCTCGACGGCTACGTCATCAACGACACGTTCGTGACCCCGCGCGCCTCCTGA
- a CDS encoding NB-ARC domain-containing protein, which produces MGRPERPLDGSTGPIAAFAHDLRVLRNRAGNPSYRELARTALFAPSVLSSAASGHRLPTLAVTLAFVSACGGDRAVWERRWRSVAGQPGAGAETREDRAADTPPDGAHATASGVIRLARPAQLPMGSRIFVGRERDLADAAEMIGASGPVKVPLLVSGPIGVGKTAFALRLAEEVAADFPDGQLYADLGDSGSGGRSANGIVRGFLRALGVPAHLVPDDPMQRIGLYRSLLAERRLFVLLTGVRDEGQVRPLLGQAPHSQVVVTSRARLLGLEDTNRIELDTFSRKESLALIGRIAGPGRVRAEHDATDTIAELCGDLPLAVNIVGRKIAARPEWAIAYTAGQLADRERLMGSLCVGDVNVRDRFSAAYDHLSPTEREAVQHFGQSGAGWTTSIGVAAAMGIMIETADELLESVVDAGLLQRANVAGRYAVSRLVSAFAAERQREPGPFAAAVSMAGRRTRKNAFESLRHEAVRTLPGGSSEG; this is translated from the coding sequence ATGGGCAGACCCGAGCGACCGTTGGACGGCTCCACTGGTCCGATCGCCGCATTCGCTCACGATCTGCGCGTTTTGAGGAACCGGGCGGGAAACCCGAGTTACCGGGAACTCGCCAGGACCGCACTGTTCGCACCTTCCGTGCTGTCCAGCGCGGCGAGCGGCCATCGTTTGCCGACGCTCGCCGTGACGTTGGCGTTCGTCTCCGCGTGCGGTGGAGACCGTGCGGTGTGGGAACGGCGTTGGCGCAGTGTCGCCGGACAGCCGGGGGCCGGCGCCGAGACACGGGAAGACCGTGCGGCCGACACTCCGCCGGACGGCGCGCACGCGACGGCATCCGGCGTCATCCGCCTCGCCCGTCCGGCCCAGCTGCCCATGGGATCGAGGATTTTCGTCGGCAGGGAAAGGGATCTGGCCGACGCCGCCGAGATGATCGGGGCGAGCGGGCCGGTCAAGGTGCCGTTGCTCGTCAGCGGCCCGATCGGCGTGGGCAAGACGGCTTTCGCCTTGCGGCTGGCGGAAGAGGTGGCGGCGGACTTCCCGGACGGGCAGCTCTACGCCGACCTGGGCGACAGTGGCTCCGGCGGCCGGTCGGCCAACGGGATCGTGCGCGGGTTCCTGCGCGCGCTCGGCGTGCCCGCCCATCTGGTGCCCGACGATCCGATGCAGCGGATCGGGCTGTACCGGTCCCTGCTGGCGGAACGCAGGTTGTTCGTGCTCCTGACGGGCGTCCGGGACGAGGGACAGGTGCGGCCGCTGCTCGGCCAGGCACCGCACAGCCAGGTCGTGGTCACCAGCCGCGCCCGGCTGCTCGGTTTGGAGGACACGAACCGTATCGAGCTCGATACGTTCTCGCGCAAGGAATCGCTGGCCTTGATCGGCCGGATCGCCGGACCGGGCCGGGTGCGGGCGGAGCACGACGCCACCGACACGATCGCCGAACTGTGCGGGGATCTTCCGCTGGCGGTCAACATCGTCGGCCGCAAGATCGCCGCGCGCCCGGAATGGGCGATCGCGTACACCGCGGGCCAGCTCGCCGATCGCGAACGGCTCATGGGCAGCCTCTGCGTCGGTGACGTCAACGTGCGGGACCGGTTTTCCGCGGCGTACGACCATCTCTCGCCCACCGAACGGGAGGCCGTCCAGCACTTCGGGCAGAGCGGGGCGGGCTGGACGACGTCGATCGGCGTCGCCGCCGCGATGGGCATCATGATCGAGACCGCCGACGAACTCCTCGAATCCGTGGTGGACGCCGGACTTCTCCAGCGCGCCAACGTCGCCGGGCGCTACGCGGTGTCCCGGTTGGTCAGCGCGTTCGCCGCCGAACGGCAGCGCGAACCGGGCCCGTTCGCCGCCGCGGTCTCGATGGCGGGCCGCAGGACGCGCAAGAACGCGTTCGAATCGCTGCGCCACGAGGCGGTGCGCACCCTGCCGGGTGGCTCGTCCGAAGGTTGA
- a CDS encoding MmcQ/YjbR family DNA-binding protein, with amino-acid sequence MVTGDDVRRIVSDLPRAYEALVRDRAKFRVGRIVFLSLSPDETVMGFGYPKEEREALVAGEPEKFMMPIPSDMRYQWVRVRLSAIDYEELRELIVDSWRMCVPKKVWTEYLEKNPS; translated from the coding sequence ATGGTAACCGGGGATGACGTCAGACGGATCGTTTCGGACCTGCCTCGTGCCTATGAGGCACTGGTCCGTGACCGGGCGAAGTTCCGCGTGGGGCGAATCGTCTTTCTTTCGCTCTCGCCCGACGAAACCGTGATGGGATTCGGCTATCCCAAAGAGGAGCGGGAAGCGCTCGTGGCGGGCGAGCCGGAGAAGTTCATGATGCCGATTCCCTCCGATATGCGCTATCAGTGGGTCCGCGTCCGGCTGTCCGCGATCGATTACGAAGAGTTACGCGAACTGATCGTCGACTCGTGGCGAATGTGCGTGCCGAAGAAGGTTTGGACCGAATACCTGGAAAAGAACCCGAGCTGA
- a CDS encoding glutamate synthase-related protein, giving the protein MITARQLPEDAIRARAREGSAAIFPDVAGYGRSLFGADAGTPPDELDRARIVPPVFVPRRLEKMFDLAREPVYGDVALSTVLGGFTAPSPVFLCAFGSTQVAGSGLGIAASEQAGRLGMPMVIGENVVPMHGYGRMGESAEDGLLGRIRAYAGAVPDGLGGVVVQQSTEDADAEVWNLVYSDPSATKLLETGRLAFELKVGQGAKPGLGGMTVLSRTAAGEVAEQYTVDEAFGRDQAMVLRSSSPGTFTGEILRQQIHLMRNNYPRARAWVKLHPGRDVGEAARVAWAAGADAVTVDGAEGGTGWAPSVFLDQVGLPLVECLRRVGKHDASLLVSGRIWEGARALKCLAMGASAVGLGRAALLAVDEDADEGLVRLVRCLELELRLLASALGKYDLADLTSDDLWFPTRTEQNE; this is encoded by the coding sequence GTGATCACCGCGCGGCAGCTCCCGGAGGACGCGATCCGGGCCAGGGCGAGGGAAGGCAGCGCGGCGATCTTCCCCGACGTCGCGGGATACGGCCGGTCGCTGTTCGGCGCGGACGCCGGCACTCCGCCGGACGAACTCGACCGCGCGCGGATCGTGCCGCCGGTGTTCGTCCCGCGGCGTCTGGAGAAGATGTTCGACCTCGCGCGTGAACCGGTGTACGGCGACGTCGCGCTGTCGACCGTCCTCGGCGGGTTCACCGCGCCGTCGCCGGTGTTCCTGTGCGCGTTCGGGTCCACGCAGGTGGCGGGCAGTGGGCTCGGGATCGCCGCGAGCGAGCAGGCGGGCAGGCTCGGGATGCCGATGGTGATCGGCGAGAACGTCGTCCCCATGCACGGGTACGGCCGGATGGGCGAAAGCGCCGAAGACGGCCTGCTCGGCCGGATCCGCGCGTACGCCGGCGCCGTGCCGGACGGGCTGGGCGGTGTCGTCGTGCAGCAGAGCACCGAGGACGCCGACGCGGAGGTGTGGAACCTCGTCTACAGCGATCCGTCCGCGACGAAGCTGCTGGAGACCGGGCGGCTGGCGTTCGAGCTCAAGGTGGGGCAGGGTGCCAAACCGGGACTCGGGGGGATGACCGTGCTCTCGCGCACGGCCGCCGGCGAGGTCGCCGAACAGTACACAGTGGACGAAGCATTCGGCAGGGACCAGGCCATGGTGCTGCGGTCCAGCAGCCCCGGCACCTTCACCGGGGAGATCCTGCGCCAGCAGATCCACCTGATGCGCAACAACTACCCGCGGGCCCGCGCCTGGGTGAAACTGCACCCCGGCCGCGACGTCGGCGAGGCCGCGCGGGTCGCGTGGGCGGCGGGGGCGGACGCCGTCACCGTGGACGGTGCCGAGGGCGGCACCGGCTGGGCGCCGTCGGTCTTCCTCGACCAGGTGGGATTGCCGCTGGTGGAATGCCTGCGCCGGGTCGGCAAACATGACGCGTCGCTGCTGGTGTCGGGGCGGATTTGGGAAGGGGCCCGTGCGCTGAAGTGCCTGGCGATGGGCGCTTCCGCGGTCGGCCTCGGCCGGGCGGCGCTGCTCGCCGTCGACGAGGACGCGGACGAAGGGCTTGTGCGGCTGGTGCGGTGCCTGGAACTCGAACTGCGGCTGCTCGCCAGCGCGCTCGGGAAGTACGACCTCGCGGATCTCACCTCGGACGACCTCTGGTTCCCGACTCGGACGGAGCAGAACGAATGA
- a CDS encoding asparagine synthetase A, translating into MTGPSEAALPPGTREHLTSPVTQAALRIQNSITTGTREYLGMNGFVELQPPLIGPVTDPGCRGAKQVDVDYYGHKYKMMTSVILYKQASLLAFDKIFYVAPNVRLEPLETSTTGRHLVEFTQIDVEVARASREEVLDIAQGLLRHVVSHTLRESKVDLATLGRDQAAFTALLEEDFERMTHREAVSRLQGLRHGQSADAEIDWQGERIISEQTNRPFFIVDYPKGSRGFTDGESSTEPGVLRNFDLIASDGFGELCSGGERTHEYRRLIERMRETGENPAKYAWYLDLAREGLPPSAGFGMGLERMTRYIAGLDAIWQANAYPKLPGIATP; encoded by the coding sequence ATGACCGGACCATCGGAGGCGGCGCTGCCGCCGGGCACCCGCGAGCATCTGACGTCACCGGTGACGCAGGCGGCGTTGCGCATCCAGAACAGCATCACCACGGGCACCCGCGAGTACCTCGGCATGAACGGGTTCGTGGAACTGCAGCCGCCGCTGATCGGGCCGGTCACCGACCCGGGATGCCGCGGGGCCAAGCAGGTCGATGTCGACTACTACGGGCACAAGTACAAGATGATGACCAGCGTCATCCTGTACAAGCAGGCTTCGCTGCTCGCGTTCGACAAGATCTTCTACGTCGCCCCGAACGTGCGGCTGGAGCCGCTGGAGACCTCGACCACCGGACGGCATCTGGTCGAGTTCACCCAGATCGACGTCGAGGTCGCCCGTGCCAGTCGCGAGGAGGTCCTCGATATCGCGCAGGGGCTGTTACGGCACGTGGTCTCCCACACCCTGCGAGAGTCCAAAGTAGACCTCGCCACGCTGGGCCGGGACCAGGCGGCGTTCACGGCGCTGCTGGAAGAGGACTTCGAGCGGATGACGCATCGCGAGGCGGTGTCGCGGCTGCAAGGTCTTCGGCACGGGCAGAGCGCCGACGCGGAGATCGACTGGCAGGGCGAGCGGATCATCTCGGAGCAGACGAACCGGCCGTTCTTCATCGTCGACTATCCCAAGGGCTCGCGCGGGTTCACCGACGGCGAGTCCAGCACCGAACCGGGAGTGCTGCGGAACTTCGACCTCATCGCCTCGGACGGGTTCGGGGAGCTGTGCAGTGGCGGTGAGCGCACGCACGAGTACCGGCGGCTGATCGAGCGGATGCGGGAGACGGGGGAGAACCCGGCGAAGTACGCCTGGTACCTCGACCTCGCGCGCGAAGGGCTGCCGCCGAGCGCGGGCTTCGGGATGGGGTTGGAGCGGATGACGCGGTACATCGCCGGGCTGGACGCGATCTGGCAGGCCAACGCGTACCCGAAGCTGCCCGGGATCGCGACGCCGTGA
- a CDS encoding methylaspartate mutase: MSVLTPRRGHSFGEVVARHHARGELVVQPRMGFADPGRMTRGLLATRAARAATVGTITIDSYTRVGDHEAARAALAAGADLNGYPLVDHDPATTTALLDGVLTGDFPVQIRHGSADPRRIVRALLDFGLHATEGGPVSYCLPYSRMPLSAAVDNWRRSCETLAEARGPDLEPHLETFGGCMMGQLCPPALLVALSVLEGMFFWRHGIRCLSFSYAQQTHAGQDEEAVAALHALIGEYVPHARTHVVIYGYMGVHPRTPGGALELIAESARLAARTGASRLIVKTTAEAHRLPTVAENVTALEHAAESARGVSRIGRLGDTGIHAQAKALVDNVLSLDTDLGRALVTAFARGQLDVPFCLHPDNAGRARGRLDAGGRLEWQRIGAMPLGDLVDLPAERRMTSGDLLDALRYVERSFDEKYGLPGIEPVNRLTQGSRT, translated from the coding sequence ATGAGCGTGCTCACCCCGCGGCGGGGACATTCGTTCGGCGAGGTGGTCGCGCGCCACCACGCCAGGGGAGAGCTGGTCGTCCAGCCCCGGATGGGTTTCGCGGATCCGGGGCGGATGACCCGGGGACTGCTGGCGACCAGGGCGGCGCGGGCCGCGACGGTCGGGACGATCACGATCGACAGCTACACCAGGGTCGGCGACCACGAGGCGGCGCGCGCGGCACTGGCGGCCGGTGCCGATCTCAACGGTTACCCGCTCGTCGACCACGATCCCGCGACGACGACGGCGTTGCTCGACGGCGTGCTGACCGGGGACTTCCCCGTGCAGATCCGGCACGGTTCAGCGGATCCCCGCCGGATCGTCCGGGCGCTGCTGGACTTCGGGCTGCACGCGACCGAGGGCGGCCCGGTGTCGTACTGCCTGCCGTACAGCCGGATGCCGCTCTCGGCGGCCGTCGACAACTGGCGGCGTTCGTGCGAAACGCTCGCCGAGGCCCGCGGTCCCGACCTGGAACCGCACCTGGAGACCTTCGGCGGCTGCATGATGGGCCAGCTGTGCCCGCCGGCGCTGCTGGTCGCGCTGAGCGTGCTGGAGGGGATGTTCTTCTGGCGGCACGGGATTCGCTGCCTGTCCTTCAGCTACGCGCAGCAGACCCACGCCGGGCAGGACGAGGAGGCCGTCGCCGCGCTGCACGCGCTGATCGGGGAATACGTGCCGCACGCGCGGACGCATGTGGTGATCTACGGCTACATGGGCGTCCACCCGAGGACACCGGGCGGTGCGCTGGAGCTGATCGCGGAGTCCGCGCGGCTGGCCGCCCGCACCGGGGCGAGCAGGCTGATCGTCAAGACCACCGCCGAAGCGCACCGGCTGCCGACCGTGGCGGAGAACGTGACCGCGCTGGAACACGCCGCCGAGTCCGCGCGGGGGGTGTCCCGGATCGGCAGGCTCGGTGACACCGGGATCCACGCTCAGGCGAAAGCGTTGGTGGACAACGTTCTTTCGCTCGACACCGATCTCGGCCGGGCACTGGTCACCGCGTTCGCGCGGGGGCAGCTGGACGTCCCGTTCTGCCTGCACCCGGACAACGCGGGCCGCGCCCGCGGACGGCTGGACGCCGGCGGACGCCTGGAGTGGCAGCGGATCGGCGCGATGCCACTGGGCGACCTCGTCGACCTGCCCGCGGAACGGCGGATGACCTCGGGCGATCTGCTGGACGCGCTCCGGTACGTCGAGCGGTCGTTCGACGAGAAGTACGGGCTGCCGGGAATCGAGCCCGTGAACCGACTGACACAGGGGAGTAGGACATGA
- a CDS encoding cobalamin B12-binding domain-containing protein, protein MTIEAVQSTLPAAGLDVLVTGLSSDAHTWNLVYLELLLEELGCRVTNLGACVPDATIVRECVTRRPDLLVISSLNGHGRQDGVRLMETFRARTELVTMPVVIGGKLDVTGGSNAARLLEAGFDAVFEDSGGLTPFRTFLRTLSVRAPGVPLGAG, encoded by the coding sequence ATGACCATCGAAGCCGTCCAGTCCACGCTCCCGGCCGCCGGTCTCGACGTGCTCGTCACCGGGCTCTCGTCCGACGCGCACACCTGGAACCTGGTGTACCTGGAGCTGTTGCTAGAGGAACTGGGCTGCCGGGTCACCAACCTCGGTGCCTGCGTCCCGGACGCGACCATCGTGCGCGAATGCGTCACCCGGCGGCCGGACCTGCTGGTGATCAGCAGCCTCAACGGGCACGGCCGCCAGGACGGAGTCCGATTGATGGAGACCTTCCGCGCGCGGACGGAGCTGGTCACGATGCCGGTCGTCATCGGCGGGAAGCTCGACGTCACGGGTGGCAGCAACGCGGCGCGGCTGCTGGAGGCCGGCTTCGACGCGGTGTTCGAGGACTCCGGCGGACTGACGCCCTTTCGGACGTTCCTCCGCACCCTGTCCGTGCGCGCCCCCGGCGTCCCGCTGGGCGCGGGATGA
- a CDS encoding ATP-grasp domain-containing protein: MTRPVVLVGFVAAALGSSIKDFQPDGSVIFVEEPDVIRKRDARKTVAGSALVRELIEWEFHLPGKADEFFHVHHDLDPAAVVPLTEYATPFAARLAERYGLPGAGVGAAQILRDKAVLRLVSRAAGIANPASARVESPAQVREFMARHPGKTVLKPANRQASVGTQVLTDPAEAEQAWTNCVVQDEGIFVPDRAMELKMLAESFVEGDEYSVEMLLRDGEPLFANVTGKRLFPGPRPIELAHIVPADIPDELTATLTEETRRLTSAAGFRTGIVHCEWIVSDGVPYLVECAGRFAGDGIIELIQRAYPVELNRAYFSVMKDEPVVDLLPRKAEGGAAVRFLSIEPGLIEDVRGVEKASQAEGVFMCDVSVSAGDRFDGLRSSWDRVGDLMVTADSPAEASRLAEEAVALIEIDVRPDRGERESAAP; the protein is encoded by the coding sequence ATGACGCGGCCGGTGGTGCTGGTCGGGTTCGTGGCCGCCGCGCTGGGTTCGTCCATCAAGGACTTCCAGCCGGACGGATCGGTCATCTTCGTCGAAGAACCCGACGTCATCCGCAAACGCGACGCGCGCAAGACGGTGGCCGGTTCGGCGCTGGTGCGCGAACTCATCGAGTGGGAGTTCCACCTGCCCGGCAAGGCGGACGAGTTCTTCCACGTCCACCACGATCTCGACCCGGCCGCCGTCGTGCCGCTGACGGAGTACGCGACCCCGTTCGCGGCCCGGCTCGCGGAACGCTACGGCCTGCCGGGCGCGGGGGTCGGTGCGGCGCAGATCCTGCGGGACAAGGCGGTGCTGCGCCTGGTCAGCCGGGCGGCGGGGATCGCGAACCCGGCGTCGGCGCGCGTCGAAAGCCCGGCGCAGGTCCGCGAGTTCATGGCGCGGCATCCGGGGAAGACCGTGCTGAAGCCGGCGAACCGGCAGGCGTCGGTGGGGACGCAGGTGCTCACCGACCCGGCCGAGGCCGAGCAGGCGTGGACGAACTGCGTCGTGCAGGACGAGGGGATCTTCGTCCCGGACCGCGCGATGGAACTGAAGATGCTGGCCGAGAGCTTCGTCGAGGGCGACGAGTACAGCGTCGAGATGCTGCTGAGGGACGGCGAGCCGTTGTTCGCCAACGTCACCGGCAAGCGGCTGTTCCCCGGCCCGCGTCCGATCGAGCTCGCGCATATCGTCCCCGCCGACATCCCGGACGAGCTGACCGCGACGCTGACCGAGGAGACCCGGCGGCTCACCTCGGCGGCCGGGTTCCGCACCGGGATCGTCCACTGTGAGTGGATCGTCTCGGACGGCGTCCCTTACCTGGTCGAATGCGCCGGTCGGTTCGCGGGCGACGGCATCATCGAGCTGATCCAACGCGCCTATCCGGTGGAGCTGAACCGCGCCTACTTCTCGGTGATGAAGGACGAACCGGTCGTGGACCTGTTGCCGCGCAAGGCCGAAGGCGGCGCCGCGGTCCGGTTCCTCTCGATCGAGCCCGGCCTGATCGAGGACGTGCGCGGCGTGGAGAAGGCGTCGCAGGCCGAAGGCGTCTTCATGTGCGACGTCAGTGTCTCGGCGGGCGACCGGTTCGACGGGCTGCGCAGTTCGTGGGACCGCGTCGGCGACCTGATGGTGACCGCGGACAGCCCGGCGGAGGCGTCGCGCCTGGCCGAAGAGGCGGTCGCGCTGATCGAGATCGACGTGCGGCCGGACCGAGGAGAGAGGGAGAGCGCCGCACCATGA